Part of the Scomber japonicus isolate fScoJap1 chromosome 2, fScoJap1.pri, whole genome shotgun sequence genome, ATGAAGATCTAAACTCCTATGTACAGTGGATTCTATAGAGCACCCTGAGCACCCAACCAATCTTTTATGTGATTCACCTTCTTCTGCATTTTGACTGCAGTTCATGTGAAACAGGTGAGCAAATGACTCACTTCAATCTGTTAGGAAAAAATGTTGAGCTTTAAATTGTAAGTACAGGACAGCTGCTgatacaaaaacaaagacatgcACTTACTGGTCATAGGTCAATGATCATACTCACCTCCCAATGTGACtacaataaatgtgtgaattaTGTATCACCTCATAGTTGAACTATggacaacacaaataaaatgaaaccgTAATTGTCATTGTCCACTTTTATATCCTGaattgtttattatttgttgAGCAGTTTTACACTGAATATGTCTATTGAAGCCCATTTTCCAAATGTGTCTTTGCAGATGCAGATCCAaatacttttgtactttttaaaggcACAGTCAAATAGCCTATAGCCTACTGTTTTAGTTGAATCCACATAATATATCAAAAATCATGAAAACATAACTTTTTATAGAGTGGATGGGAGCAGCTGTCATTTCTAGTACTCTACACATCAGGGTGAGAGAATGGATGACACATTATGGACTCCAAACAAGTTCATTCTTGTTAAGTATATAACCAGAATAAAATAGGTTTAGTGCAGTCATGCAGTTTCATGGAAGATAACTGCCTCCCGAAGTCATAGCTACAGTTATAACTGTGATCTACCAAAATCCATACATTCTTTTAAACTTataagttaattttttttaaataactctAAATTGCAGCTTACTCGTCTACTCGTTGTTTTACGGTAGTCGTTCTTcacagtgttgttttgtgtcaACACGCATTCGTGTGAACTCTTACTACAGGCGACAACATACAGATCTCTGCCATCTGTCAtattattaacacacacacacagagagagagagagagagagagagagagagagagatcccgCATTTCCTTAAAGTTCAGGTTCGTCCCTCGCTGTGAGTCAGTGTAACAACATTGCCTGTTCACAACACATTTGAACCATTACCGATGCCGAGACATACTGATCAGTGATCATTGATGTATGGCAGATTCACCAGTTTGGTTTGTAGGGTGAGCATGACCTTCATCTAAAGTTGATTTCCCCATGTCTGGTCATTTTGCATGAAACAGTTAATTCTCCAGTGAAGTCGGGCACTGTTGTGGAAGTGAAACCGGAGTTACCACTTTCTCATTTCCTTATTTGCTAGCTTTGTCGCCACACAAGCCTGACTCGTAAGGTTACTGGGGAAATATCTAGACAGTGGTGGTGGAAGTGGATGCCCTATGTTTTGCAAGAAGTCTAGATGCAACAGGCTATACAAAGAAGAGGAAATCTGGTAAGATACCTGCAGCTATTCAAAATGATAACCAGTCTTTAAACGTGTTGAATGCTAACGTGCTGTAATTATCATACCGTCATAATAATTATATACTGTTTTTGGATAGTACCAGGCTATATGACTTTAAATCATATTGGGAATGTTGTTAAGTCAGAAATGGAACAGGATGATCACATTTGTTCTCACTTGAATAACACATTGATGTGGTACTGTACagtaaagctgcattaatcaatAGTGTTATACGACTATCAAATGACTCTGTAATGGACAAGTTGTGACTCATAGTGGCACTGAATCATTTCTCCCCAACCCAACTCTATGAAGCATACAGATAGATTATTTAAAAAGACTAGTTATAACAAGCAGAACATGACATGATACACTAGGTGACATAAAAGACCAGTGTACAACAGATAGagttttttaaactaaattacaCAAAGATTCCAGTAGAACTCCAGGATTTAAAtgtagacctggaaatgtgcatgataatTGCCCTTTAAGATATGGTGCTAAATGAGTTCAGTTTAAACAGAACAAAGTCCAGCACAGGCCATCAGGGCTCAcatcctctgtgtctgtttcgAGGTGTCGAAGAGCCCAGTGGCACTGGGGATGAAAGACAGTGGGGAAGGTTGGCATTGTCCATGATGGACAGTAATTTGTTCAGAGCCCTTCTCTCTGCAAACCATCACCAGAGAGTCCAGCTTCAAGCCCACTATGGAGCCTGTCAAGCTGTTTACACACACTGCCTCCCCAGTACACCGCAGCTTAGACGATAACGCTGGCAACCACTGACTAATAGAGCAGACTTTGAGGAACTCTTGAAATAGTGCCATCTTTCAGCTCGTTGTTTTGGTCATACTCCCACAACTTTATTGTTCTGACtcagtaaagaagaagaagaagaagaagaagaagaagaagacggtCTGATAAAAACACTGCACACTATCTGGCCAATTccaaataacagacagacaaagctTACATTTAGCCAGAAACCTGTGTCTGTTCAATGTGTAAATGGGCACCGGTTTGCTAACAAGTTTGCCTTATCGACTTTTAGGGTATGTTGTTTTTCCAGCTTGTTGTGCTACCCACAAGTAGCCAGAAAATGTGAGTTAATGCAGGTTTATGACTTACACAGATTTTGtgctgtctctttcttttcttaaagGTTTTTGAAGCAATGGGCATCCCTcatttccctctcctccctgcagtgatcatattatgttattttatgttagGCCATTGTGTGGCGTCCCCAAAAAAGACCTCTTGCACTGTCCAAGATGGCAGAGCTGACTGCAGCCGCCTCAGCCTGAGTGCAGTCCCTCCAGATCTCCCAAGGAACATCACTAGCCTCGATATGTCTCACAACAGATTGGTGGGGATTCCCACACCGTCGCTAACCCCATATCAAGGCCTTCTCCACCTCAATGTTGGTTTCAACAGTATCACCAGGCTGGACCAGGGTTTGTGCCAGACACTGTCTCTGCTGCAGACACTGAACGTGGAACACAACGAAGTGCATGTGCTGGAAACTGAGGATATCATCCACTGTACCAATCTAACAGGGTTGAATCTGGGTAGCAATAGGCTGAAGCCAAAAGGAGAACCCTTCCTTGTACTACAGGTAGATGTTTCCATAAGATGTTCATGTTATGTCACTAAAAGCTGGAGAGAGAAATTGATTGAAAATGTCCTGAGCTAGGCTGCAATGAAGGTgacaattaagaaaaaaaagatatgtaatgaagagaagattgatattagcatattagcatatCACATTCCAAGTACTTCACAGGttaatataacataaaaaaaatacttagcaacagaaaggaagaaaagaagaaaaagtatttATTGTGATGCAGATTTCTGAATAATTTCTGAGAATGctaaactgaattaaaatacCTCAGGTttgcttttaaatgaatatattgTATAAGACTCAATATGTTAGTTCAATATGTAGGCTGCCCATACTTTAGGTAGTAAGCTCTAGGGACATGGAGGGAGATGATGTCTGAAATATACTGTGGAACTAGACATTGAAAGCAAGAAACCACCATTGCATTAAAATAACTGTTGCATTTTTATTCTCCTTTCATAATTCACAGAGCCTGAAATTTCTTGATGTTTCACAAAACAACCTGTTGTCAGCCAGGCTTGGCTCTCAGCCTCAGCTACCCAGGCTGGAAAATCTCAATTTGGCCTTGAATATCTTCACCACTTTGACGAAACATGACTTTTACTTCCTTAACCAGTCATCTCTGCAATTCCTCAACCTGTCATCTGTATCTCTAAAAACAGTAAGAAACTTACTAAGAAATAGGAAATGGAAGTGTTATCTAAATGTAATAGAGTTATATGGTAGCTGCACCTTAATTTCAGTTGTCTGTTTTGCTTCCCTTTTTGTCTCACTGCAcgatatgtttgttttgtttcagttgGAGCCTGGTTGCTTTGAGTCCATTTCAGGTCTACATACTTTAATCATGGATAAAAGCAATATGGGCACTCTGGTTATTTCTAAACTGTGCTCCGAGCTGTCAGGAACAGCCATTAATGCCCTGTCTCTGCAGAAGATGAAGCTGGTCACACTCACAAGCACAACATTTATAGGGCTAGAGAAAACAAATCTAACCTCCCTGGATCTGTCCAGTAATGGCATGGGTAAAATTGAAAATGGCTCATTTCAGTGGCTGTCCAGACTTCAGACTCTAATTCTGGCAGAGAACAACATCAAGCACCTAACAAAAGGCACATTTGAGGGGCTTAAAAGTTTGAAAAAACTCAGCCTGAGCAAAGCTCTGGTGAAAAGTCATACCTCCTCTACCCCAATTATTGATGATTTCTCCTTCCAACCATTAAGCACCTTGGAGAGTTTAATTTTACAGAGAACTTCAGTTCGGGACCTCACAGAACACACCTTTACAGGCTTGACAAGTCTTACAGAACTTGACATGAGCTGGAGCAGTTATTCATCACTCAAAAACCTCACCAAAAAGACCCTAGCCTCTCTTGCAGGATCACCTCTCAGAGTGCTAAATCTGACAGCAACAGCTATAGTACAGATTAATCCTGGAGCCTTCTCCAATTTGGGAAACCTCACCACTCTTCTTCTGGATTTCAATTATATCAAGCAAACTCTCACTGGGAAAGAGTTTGAAGGCTTGGGTCAAATTCAAGAGATCCACCTTTCCAATAATCGCCAGAGTGTCAACCTAAACTCCACATCGTTTGTGAATGTACCCAGTCTTAGGGTTCTGACTTTGGGGAAAAGCCTTACAGTTTCAGCCTTGGACAAGGATCCCTCTCCATTCAGATCCCTGTCCAACCTCACTTCCCTGGATCTCAGCAACAACAACATTGCTAACATGAGAGAGAATCTGTTGGATGGGCTTGTTAACCTGAAGGTCCTGAAGCTCCAGCACAATAACTTAGCTCGGTTGTGGAAGAGTGCCAACCCAGGTGGGCCAGTGTTGTTTCTCAAAGGGACACAGAGCTTGTTATCCTTACAGCTGGATAGTAATGGGCTGGATGAGATCCCAGAGGAGGCTCTGAAAGGTTTGAGTAACCTCCATGACCTAAGTGTGGCCAACAATCTCCTTAACAGTCTTAAGGACTCAATTTTTGATGATCTGAGCTCACTGAAGGTTTTACGTTTACAGAAGAACTTTATCACAACTGTGAGGCCTGAAGTGTTCAAAACCCCTATGAGCAACCTCAGCGTGCTCGTCATGGACAAAAATCCATTTGACTGTACCTGTGAGAGCATCCTGTGGTTCGTGACATGGTTGAATAACACAAATACAACCACTGTGCCAGGTCTCAGTGACCAGTATAAGTGCAACACTCCTCTGGCTTACTTTAACCACTCCATCATGGATTTTGACACACTCTCTTGCAAAGATATGGCCCCATTTGAGGCCCTTTACATACTGAGCAGCACAGTCGTTATCATGCTGATTGTAACTGCACTCCTGGTGCGGTTCCATGGCTGGAGGATTCAGTTCTATTGGAACATTGTAATCAATCGCACATTAGGATTTAGTGACGCCACAGTTGAAGAGGGTAGGGAGTTTGAGTATGACGCCTATGTCATACATGCAGCAGAAGATGCCAGCTGGGTTGAGAAAAGAATAGCCTCTTTAGGGAATGAGAACTGTAAGTTTTGTTTGGAGGATCAGGATTCAGTCCCTGGCATGTCACAGCTTGAATCAATTCTGGAAAATATTAGAAAGTCCAGAAAAATCCTGTTTGTCATCACTGAAAGGCTTCTCAGAGATCCCTGGTGTACACGGTAAATTACTGAATTTCActtatttatctgtttatatTTAGTTGTGTGGGTTATATAAGTATTTGTGGTGTACATTTGTGGAAGAGTGAGTTTTCTAAAAACCCcctttgtcttttctcattcaGCTTTACAGCCCATCAAGCACTTCACCAGGTCATTGAAGACAGCAGGGACTCTGTGATTCTGGTCTTCCTGCAGGATGTGCACGACTACAAGTTATCTCAATCTCTCTTCCTCCGCAGGGGCATGTTGCGCCCATGCTGCATCCTCAACTGGCCCATCCATAAGGAGAGAGTGCCAGCCTTTCACCAGAAGCTCCTTATAGCACTCAGCATGACTAATCGATTGCAGCAGTGACTGTTTTTCCTAAGTAGTAATGCAAAACAccatttgtaataataattaccaatgttaaacattttaagTAATTGCTACCAATTCTACCAATAGATCAATTTGACTTTGCTTTTTACTGTAAAAGTCATATTGCATTGCAGTTACAACTCAGCAAATGGGAAACACAGGCAAgcttatatatgtgtgtgtgtgtgtgtgtgtgtgtgtgtgtgtgtgtgtgtgtgtgtgtgtgtgtgtacgtgtgtgtgtgtgggcgcgCGCGCTCATGTACTCATGCAACAATAACTTTGGcattgtatgtgtttttattgctgttATTTGCCTGTTTAAGTTACATACAGGTGGAGGTACAAAAACATAACGTTCTCTTGTGTTGTGTCGTAACATTCTGATAATCCTTACTTTGTAATTTACTGCATAGTATAATGTACCATAAAATATCTACTGTAGAATGGAAATTCATGGCAAGTGCAGTTTTAATGACGCAGTCTCTTAATAAAGgggtttttaaaaaggttgttctttgcaatgaaaataataataagtgaatAAACCCTTAACACAGACTTGATGGCGGAACATTAactgttttatgtatatttaagtTGAAAAAGTTGTGTTACAAATAATTCCATTTTAATTGGTAAGCTGGTAGCAGTGATTAGTGTGGGGAAATAAAGCTTagtatgtttttatgtggaAGGAGTAATTCTATCTTCTACTCCCCATAGTCCTATTTAATGTTATGTCAtactgacatctagtggtaaTATTAAGCAACTACAGTATTTTCTATGCTTCCAATGCAAATTAGATGTGCCATTAGTCTTAGGGACACCATATCCACAAGCAGGACACTGTTACTATTTAATTTGCTAATTACTGTCAGATACATTCTTGGTATAGAAATGGTGAGCTTATGGAAATTAGAATTATATAGAAATTTGGAATGAGGCCAGATTCAAGGAATATGTGCAGTTGCTTAGGCCAACAGtaatgattttttaactgattttttCTAATAGTGAGGACCTCATAATGTTAAAAGGATGAGGCATCTGTATGTACTTTTGCAAACCTGGTTCAATTTATGAACAAAACTGTTCACACAAGTATGTTTATAAAGATTTCACACTCTTGAAGGGTGAAGGTATGTTGATTAGTCTTTATGGAAGTCTTTGAGAAGtatgaatgtttattttaatatattctaAATACAATTTATTGCATGAATAAtctattaatattgtatgtcaTTAATTCAAATTTAATGTTAACTCAAAGTTAATGACTTAGAGTACTTCTCTATGTCATAAAGAGTCCTTGAGAAATATTGCATATGTATAGGTAATCCATACAAACTACTAATactgaaatatacaaaaatgtatttctaaatcATAACATGATTgtcaaattaacaaaataacaatTTTAAAGACGACAGTCTAGATCCTTACATCCTGAGCCTTCTCCTGAGTACTCCATTTCTCACTCACTTGCATTAgtgatatatttaatttaacactCATTACTGGTAAAATGCCAGCAGAAAGCAGCTCAGGCACAAACGTGGATCCGCTGATAACATGAACAATTATCTTCCAATACACACAATCTGCCCCCTTGTGACGATCATTTAACCTGTTAAGTATCACTGTTGACAAACTTTAGCCATGGTGTAATTATTTTCAAGATCACTTATACCTATTCTGACTTTTtgcatgtaaaatataaaaaattacCTTTCAGATTAGGCCAGgtttataaatgtaatcaaaagTGTTGAAAAACAGTAATCTTATTATTTTTGGGTATATTATTTTCAGACTTATGCACAAAAATGGGGAAAGAGGTTTTTTGTAAGAACTGTCCGTCTTAAACGGACTGTCTGATTTTGGTTACCCCATACTGAACCTGGGGAGTTGACTTTCCATGCCATTGCACTTTAATCAATGcaattaattacattatttCAAAACTTGAATGTCCCATCTAATTTCAAACTTTTAACTTTGAATGTATCTGGTGATGTCTGTGATTGTTTCTGATGCTGTATATGATTTTGCTTGTCTGGCTATGTTTGTTTGGTTACTTCTTCAAAAGAAATCTTGATGTGAATAAGATTGCttgattaaataaaggttatatATACAATATGCATTTCATATATATCAGCAGTGAAACTTATTGTGGACAGGCATGCCAGATAAACAATAAAAGCCTGTTATTTATTAACCAGGTCTGACGGGACATAAAATGATGGTGACACATGCCAGACAACAACTAGCAAATAGGCCAAAGGTCATGGTGAAGGACAGTCAGTTATAATATGGTAAATAATTAACATCTTCATTATACAATTTATGccattatttactttttactctGAATTTGCACATTTTAGTTTTATCTATTTTCCCCCCATCATCACTCTATTACAGTGTTATAAAAAGTTGTAGAATAATTATTTCCAAGAACACTGAATTTCTGAATGGAGTAGTAATAGGAGTGTTGGTGACCATTAACCCAGTAAGTTGACAGCACAAGGGAGGAGGAGCCCCAGCAAAGTAGACACGTCACAGCCTCTTAACACTGGAggcacacaaagacacaaagacagcCTGGTGCTGCTTTTTAAACACACGCATAAACTCTACTTACACACTGCAAAAATATGACAGGTTTACTTGGTAGTTTCACAGTACCTTTACTTGGAGTCAGCATCTTCATTGCTACTCTGACCTACATCACCTACAAGCTGCTCAGCAGTTACTTGCACAAATGGTTTGAAATGAAGCCTATTCCAGGGGTGGAAGGAACATACCCTTTTATTGGGAATGCACTGCAGTTCAAAACCAATGCAGGAGGTAAGAAAGCAATCCACATGCTGCTACAAGAGGCTGTATAGACTACTTCTTATGTGCAGATTTCCAAGGCACTGACAGTTGACTGGGACCACAGTGGAAGTAACTGGCTTTGTAAATCCTGTAAAATGTTGCTGTAaaattattttcttgtttcagaTTTCTTTCGTCAAATAGTGGATTATACCCATGAGTTCTGTAATGCACCACTACTTAAACTTTGGGTTGGACCAGTGCCATTTGTGGTTTTGTATCATGCTGAGACTGTTGAGGTAAAGTaactttcattcatatttttattcatacatCCTGCAACTGTTTCGTGATATGTCTAGCAAAACAGTCGAAGTTTGAACAGATGTAACTAAAGTACTTGAATATCATATTTTCATGCAATAAACAGCTCACGCATTCAAAATTGAAGCCTTGTGTGGTGTGTTTGGATTTGTGACACCCGTTTTCAATGATGCAGTGAATTATTTTCCAACCTGACACTCATTGGCTTGTCTTCTGTGAagaacacattttcacaatgaGTGCACAAAGTGCCCCCACCCCACATTTAAATTGCATATGCAAAAAGATTCCCTGTTGAAAGGGTCTTAGACATTATTTTAGAAGAGTCGAAGTCAGAAGCTTTGGGAGATGACATTGAACAGTTTTCAGAATATTAGGATCACATTTCTGTCAGTTCAGAGTCTGACAGTTAGTTTGATAAGAGGATGAGATTGACCCTCAGCCAGTCCCAGGGCCAGCCCGTCAGCAATATGAAATATGGATGCCAAGAAATTGTGAAATTGAATGGTCTTCTTGCCCAAGGAATGAGCCACCCCACATAGCTGCCAATGTGATAAGGATGCAACCAGGGCTGAAGCGAATGGTGGTTACTCATGCAGGACATAAATTCTTCTTTGTGCTTTTCATTCCACACACCATCCAGAAAACTCATTCTGGACTGGACTTATTTGGAGGGAAGGCATGTTTTTGGAGAGAGGTGGAAGAAGATGGACCAAACCATTTACAAGCATACTTAAGGCAAGGGGTTACATGCAAAGGGTTCTTATCCTTGCTGGTGTGAGTCCACAGAATCCCTGTGGCATGCAAAAACTAGCTAACTTTTCAGAGCAACAACATCTCTGGAAAACTTTCACATTATTTCCAGGATTATCTGCTTCAATAACCAGGCCACCTGACCAGCTCAGCTGCACAGTATCATGCCAGCTGCCATCACATCAGTGTGGGACAAGTGGATGGACCACATTCCCCTGTTTTACAGTACAGCTCTGGGTCCTGGTTTACTGTTGATGAGCAGGTAATGCCATTCAGGGGCAACTGCCTGTTCCAACAGTACAAACCACCTAAACCCACAAAATATGGACTTAAAATCTGGGCGACCTGTGATGATGTGTCATCATAGGCGTGGAACTTGCATGTGTATACAAGGAAACCAGATGAAGCCAAGGGATGCAAGTTGTCTTGGACATTACACAGAGACTCTGTGGCCACAACATCTTACACcctaacttttttttacttcacacaAGCTGGGACAAGAGCTCCTAAAGAGGAAACTAACAATGGTAGGAATACAAAACAAGTCAGAGCTCACACCTCAGTTGTTGACTACACAGAACAGGCCTATTGAGTTCATGGCCCTTAGTACCAGATCTGCTAACACTGGATGAGTAACAAAAACACGAACGCCACACAAGGGTTAATGAAGTATAGgttgaatttaatttatacaAAATTCAGCCAGATTGCCTAAGTTATCCTTATCTCTAATCTTATTGCTAACTGCCCAACAAGATGGTCTATGAAGGAATGCCATTAGACGTTTTCATaatgctactactactgctcaGACTGCAGTCACTTTAAGTACTACTGCTCACCGTACATGAATCAGTGTTTAAGGCACCTCCACCCGTATGTGAATATGGCAGCTACAGCATCAGTACATTGTTAGTACCTAAATGATTACAGTGTTATGCTAAATAACTGTCATCATGGGATTGATGTTACAAGGCTGAAGTATAACATATTTTTTACTATCTTATGTCTTTTTCTGCAAACTGTCTTTTGTAGCCGATTCTGACCAATCCTGTTCATATGGAAAAAGCCTATGGATACAACTTCCTGCATCCTTGGCTTGGAACTGGTCTGCTCACTAGGTATGTAGCCTCTGCACAGTTTGATAAAATAGTGTGATGCTTGCATTAATATTGACAAATTTAAGAAATATTTACACTTACTTAATACTTAATACACCAACAAAAATAGCAAGACCTAGGAATGTGTCCCATACGCTCATTGTAGACTAAGTCTGATCATGGTTTGAGTGTATAGTGGATTCACGCTGGAAAaactgtatgtatacatgtaaaAATAGCGTGCAGTGGGTGGTACTAGAAGAAAGGTCATGTAATGTCTAACATGGACAGAGATTTTACAgtatgaaaaa contains:
- the tlr3 gene encoding toll-like receptor 3, yielding MQQAIQRRGNLVFEAMGIPHFPLLPAVIILCYFMLGHCVASPKKTSCTVQDGRADCSRLSLSAVPPDLPRNITSLDMSHNRLVGIPTPSLTPYQGLLHLNVGFNSITRLDQGLCQTLSLLQTLNVEHNEVHVLETEDIIHCTNLTGLNLGSNRLKPKGEPFLVLQSLKFLDVSQNNLLSARLGSQPQLPRLENLNLALNIFTTLTKHDFYFLNQSSLQFLNLSSVSLKTLEPGCFESISGLHTLIMDKSNMGTLVISKLCSELSGTAINALSLQKMKLVTLTSTTFIGLEKTNLTSLDLSSNGMGKIENGSFQWLSRLQTLILAENNIKHLTKGTFEGLKSLKKLSLSKALVKSHTSSTPIIDDFSFQPLSTLESLILQRTSVRDLTEHTFTGLTSLTELDMSWSSYSSLKNLTKKTLASLAGSPLRVLNLTATAIVQINPGAFSNLGNLTTLLLDFNYIKQTLTGKEFEGLGQIQEIHLSNNRQSVNLNSTSFVNVPSLRVLTLGKSLTVSALDKDPSPFRSLSNLTSLDLSNNNIANMRENLLDGLVNLKVLKLQHNNLARLWKSANPGGPVLFLKGTQSLLSLQLDSNGLDEIPEEALKGLSNLHDLSVANNLLNSLKDSIFDDLSSLKVLRLQKNFITTVRPEVFKTPMSNLSVLVMDKNPFDCTCESILWFVTWLNNTNTTTVPGLSDQYKCNTPLAYFNHSIMDFDTLSCKDMAPFEALYILSSTVVIMLIVTALLVRFHGWRIQFYWNIVINRTLGFSDATVEEGREFEYDAYVIHAAEDASWVEKRIASLGNENCKFCLEDQDSVPGMSQLESILENIRKSRKILFVITERLLRDPWCTRFTAHQALHQVIEDSRDSVILVFLQDVHDYKLSQSLFLRRGMLRPCCILNWPIHKERVPAFHQKLLIALSMTNRLQQ